A section of the Malus sylvestris chromosome 17, drMalSylv7.2, whole genome shotgun sequence genome encodes:
- the LOC126612317 gene encoding uncharacterized protein LOC126612317 isoform X2, protein MGDSKTTVSATVTQSDMSLHITSDKLDGSNYSSWSQSVRIYITGRGKWSYVSGTKMAPAEADALYAIWEEENAIVQSWLLNSMTRYVRAIFLRLSTAKDVWDAVTQTYSIEKDASKLYELRRQALATRQNGEPLSAYYGKLQQTWQEIDFLRPGKLKCADDIATRETEISEERLYDFLAGLDPHLDHVRSQVLTQTTLPSVRAAYALVNAEASRQTIMLVGPQVEGSAMVAAPSRFPRGVSNSRLGGSKTTDTRTCTYCDKDKHTRDTCFKLHGYPDWWVQKKENQKKGIGGSQAHLTPTPSIPRVDQSAHLVSPTTASTSLVDAGYSNESIDWSW, encoded by the exons ATGGGTGACTCCAAGACCACTGTTTCAGCTACTGTTACTCAAAGTGATATGTCTCTACATATCACCTCAGACAAGTTGGATGGGTCCAACTATTCCTCATGGTCCCAAAGTGTCCGCATCTACATCACTGGCAGAGGTAAATGGTCTTATGTCAGTGGAACAAAAATGGCACCAGCAGAAGCTGATGCATTGTATGCTATATGGGAGGAAGAGAATGCCATAGTTCAATCTTGGTTACTCAACTCCATGACCAGATATGTACGGGCCATTTTTCTCCGACTCTCTACTGCAAAAGATGTTTGGGATGCTGTTACCCAAACTTACTCAATTGAAAAAGATGCATCAAAGTTATACGAACTTCGCCGTCAAGCACTGGCGACTCGCCAGAATGGAGAACCTTTATCTGCATATTATGGTAAACTTCAGCAAACATGGCAAGAAATTGATTTCTTGCGTCCTGGAAAATTGAAGTGCGCTGATGATATTGCTACCCGAGAGACAGAAATTTCGGAAGAAAGATTGTATGATTTTCTGGCTGGTCTTGATCCTCATTTAGATCATGTTCGCAGTCAAGTTTTGACTCAAACAACTCTGCCTTCTGTTCGTGCTGCTTATGCTCTTGTGAATGCTGAAGCAAGTAGGCAAACCATTATGTTAGTTGGCCCACAAGTGGAAGGATCCGCCATGGTAGCTGCTCCATCTCGATTTCCCCGTGGAGTCTCCAATTCTCGATTAGGTGGATCCAAAACTACTGATACAAGGACGTGTACTTATTGTGACAAGGATAAGCATACTAGAGACACTTGCTTCAAGCTGCATGGATATCCTGATTGGTGGgttcaaaagaaggaaaatcaaaagaaaggcATTGGTGGATCACAAGCACACCTGACACCAACACCTTCCATACCTCGGGTGGATCAATCTGCTCACTTAGTTTCTCCTACTACTGCTTCTACTTCCTTAGTCGATGCAG GATATTCGAACGAAAGCATTGATTGGTCATGGTAG
- the LOC126612317 gene encoding uncharacterized protein LOC126612317 isoform X1 has product MGDSKTTVSATVTQSDMSLHITSDKLDGSNYSSWSQSVRIYITGRGKWSYVSGTKMAPAEADALYAIWEEENAIVQSWLLNSMTRYVRAIFLRLSTAKDVWDAVTQTYSIEKDASKLYELRRQALATRQNGEPLSAYYGKLQQTWQEIDFLRPGKLKCADDIATRETEISEERLYDFLAGLDPHLDHVRSQVLTQTTLPSVRAAYALVNAEASRQTIMLVGPQVEGSAMVAAPSRFPRGVSNSRLGGSKTTDTRTCTYCDKDKHTRDTCFKLHGYPDWWVQKKENQKKGIGGSQAHLTPTPSIPRVDQSAHLVSPTTASTSLVDAGNFGFALNTTIVPPNKPWIIDSGASDHMTNNSTWIFERKH; this is encoded by the exons ATGGGTGACTCCAAGACCACTGTTTCAGCTACTGTTACTCAAAGTGATATGTCTCTACATATCACCTCAGACAAGTTGGATGGGTCCAACTATTCCTCATGGTCCCAAAGTGTCCGCATCTACATCACTGGCAGAGGTAAATGGTCTTATGTCAGTGGAACAAAAATGGCACCAGCAGAAGCTGATGCATTGTATGCTATATGGGAGGAAGAGAATGCCATAGTTCAATCTTGGTTACTCAACTCCATGACCAGATATGTACGGGCCATTTTTCTCCGACTCTCTACTGCAAAAGATGTTTGGGATGCTGTTACCCAAACTTACTCAATTGAAAAAGATGCATCAAAGTTATACGAACTTCGCCGTCAAGCACTGGCGACTCGCCAGAATGGAGAACCTTTATCTGCATATTATGGTAAACTTCAGCAAACATGGCAAGAAATTGATTTCTTGCGTCCTGGAAAATTGAAGTGCGCTGATGATATTGCTACCCGAGAGACAGAAATTTCGGAAGAAAGATTGTATGATTTTCTGGCTGGTCTTGATCCTCATTTAGATCATGTTCGCAGTCAAGTTTTGACTCAAACAACTCTGCCTTCTGTTCGTGCTGCTTATGCTCTTGTGAATGCTGAAGCAAGTAGGCAAACCATTATGTTAGTTGGCCCACAAGTGGAAGGATCCGCCATGGTAGCTGCTCCATCTCGATTTCCCCGTGGAGTCTCCAATTCTCGATTAGGTGGATCCAAAACTACTGATACAAGGACGTGTACTTATTGTGACAAGGATAAGCATACTAGAGACACTTGCTTCAAGCTGCATGGATATCCTGATTGGTGGgttcaaaagaaggaaaatcaaaagaaaggcATTGGTGGATCACAAGCACACCTGACACCAACACCTTCCATACCTCGGGTGGATCAATCTGCTCACTTAGTTTCTCCTACTACTGCTTCTACTTCCTTAGTCGATGCAGGTAACTTTGGTTTTGCCTTGAACACTACAATTGTTCCTCCCAATAAACCTTGGATCATTGATTCAGGGGCTTCTGACCACATGACCAATAACTCTACATG GATATTCGAACGAAAGCATTGA